The DNA segment AGTTtttgggctagtagtagttgtctCTGCAGTTgattctgctgttgttgttgctctggttgttgtaccttctgttgtggcaacGATTGTTTCTGATATTGCAGTTtttgggctagtagtagttgtcactgccgttgtttctgctgttgttggtgctgtggttgttgtaccttctgttgtggcaaaggttgtttctgatattgtgcTGGGTCGGCTAATGATTGTCActgtagttgtttctgctgttgtttgtgctgtggttgttgtaccttctgttgtggcaaacgttgtttctgatattgtacttgttgggctagtaaTAGTTGTCACTGCagatgttggtgctgtggttgttgtagcttCTGTTGTGTACAAATTTGTGGTAAAtactgttgttggtgatgtggttcttgtaccttctgttgtggcaaaggttTTTTCCGATATTGtccttgttgggctagtagtagttggCACTGCAGTTGTGTcagctgttgttggtgctgttgtagttgtaccttctgttgtggcaaaggttgtttctgatattgtacttgttgggctagtagtagttgtcactgcggttgtttctgctgttgttggtgctgtggttgtaccttctgttgtggcaaatgttgtttctgatattgtacttgttgggctagtagtagttgtcactgcagttgtttctgctgttgttggtgctgtggttgttgtaccttctgttgtggcaaatGTTGTTTCTGacattgtacttgttgggctagtaaCAGTTGTCACTCCagatgttggtgctgtggttgttgtagcttctgttgtgtacaaatttttggtaaattctgttgttggtgctgtggttgttgtagcttCTATTGTGGCAAAGATTGTTTCTGgtattgtacttgttgggctagtagtagttgtcaattcagttgtttctgctgttgttggtgctgtggttgttgtaccttctgttgtggcaaaggttgtttctgatattgtacttgttgggctagtagtagttgtcactgtagttgtttctgctgttgttggtgctgtggttgttgtaccttctgttgtggcaaaagttgtttctgatattgtactggGTCGGCTAGTAATGgttgtcactgcagttgtttctgctgttgttggtgttttggttgttgtaccttctgatGTGGCAGTAGTTGTTTCTGATCgtgtacttgttgggctagtagtagttgtcactacggttgtttctgctgttgttggtgctgtggttgttgtaccttgtGATGTGGTAAaagttgtttctgatattgaacttgttgggctagtagtagttgtcactgcagttgtgtaagctgttgttgctgctgtggttgttgtaccttctgttgtggcaaaggttgtttctgatattgtactggGTCGGCTAGTAATGATTGTCActgtagttgtttctgctgttgttggtgctgtggttgttgtaccttctgttgtggaaaacgttgtttctgatattgtactttTTGGGCTAGTAACAGTTGTCACTGCagatgttggtgctgtggttgttgtagcttctgttgtgtacaaatttgtgttatattgtgttgttggtgatgtggTTGTTGTATCTTCTCTTTTGACAAAGTTTGTTTGTGATATTGTACTTGTCGGGCTAGTAGTAGTCATCACTGCagatgttggtgctgtggttgttttagcttctgttgtgtacaaatttgtggtaaattctgtttttggtgctgtggttgttgtaccttctgttgtggcaaaggttgtttctgatattgtacttgttgggctagtagtagttctcactgcagttgtttctgctgttgttggtgctgtggttgttgtaccttctgttgtggcaaaggttgtttctgatattgtcctttttgggctagtagtagttggcactgcagttgtttctgttCTTGTTGGTGTTTTGGTTGTTGTACTTTCTGATGTGGCAATAGTTTTTTCTGTTATTGTACTGGGCCGGCTAGTAATGATTGTCActgtagttgtttctgctgttgttggtgctgtggttgttgtaccttctgttgtggcaaagattgtttctgatattgtacttgttgggctagtagtagttctcactgcagttgtttctgttgttgttggtgctgcggttgttgtaccttctgttgtggcaaaggttgtttctgatattgtacttgttgggctagtagtagttgtcactgcggttgtttctgctgttgttggtgctgtggttctTGTACCTTCTATTATTGCAAatgttgtttctgatattgtacttgttgggctagtagtagttgtcactgcagttgtttctgctgttgttggtgctgtggttgttccGTGTGATGTGGTAAaagttgtttctgatattgaacttgttgggctagtagtagttgtcactgcagttgtttctgctgttgttggtgctgtggttgttgtaccttctgttgtggcaaaggttgtttctgatcttgtacttgttgggctagtagtagttgtcactgcagttgtttctgctgttgttggtgctgtggttgttgtaccttctgttgtggcaaacgttgtttctgatattgtacttgttgggctagtaaCAGTTGTCACTCCagatgttggtgctgtggttgttgtagcttctgttgtgtacaaatttgtggtaaattctgttgttggtgatgtggTTGTTGTATCTTCTCTTTTGGCAAAGGTTGTTTGtgatattgtacttgttgggctagtagtagtcGTCACTGCagatgttggtgctgtggttgttgtagcttCTATTGTGGCAAAGATTGTTTCTGgtattgtacttgttgggctagtagtagttgtcaattcagttgtttctgctgttgttggtgctgtggttgttgtaccttctgttgtggcaaaggttgtttctgatattgtacttgttgggctagtagtagttgtcactgtagttgtttctgctgttgttggtgctgtggttgttgtaccttctgttgtggcaaaagttgtttctgatattgtactggGTCGGCTAGTAATGgttgtcactgcagttgtttctgctgttgttggtgttttggttgttgtaccttctgatGTGGCAGTAGTTGTTTCTGATCgtgtacttgttgggctagtagtagttgtcactacggttgtttctgctgttgttggtgctgtggttgttgtaccttgtGATGTGGTAAaagttgtttctgatattgaacttgttgggctagtagtagttgtcactgcagttgtgtaagctgttgttgctgctgtggttgttgtaccttctgttgtggcaaaggttgtttctgatattgtactggGTCGGCTAGTAATGATTGTCActgtagttgtttctgctgttgttggtgctgtggttgttgtaccttctgttgtggcaaacgttgtttctgatattgtacttcTCGGGCTAGTAGTAGTCATCACTGCagatgttggtgctgtggttgttgtagcttctgttgtgtacaaatttgtgttatattgtgttgttggtgatgtggTTGTTGTATCTTCTCTTTTCGCAAAGTTTGTTTGTGATATTGTACTTGTCGGGCTAGTAGTAGTCATCACTGCagatgttggtgctgtggttgttttagcttctgttgtgtacaaatttgtggtaaattctgttattggtgctgtggttgttgtaccttctgttgtcgcaaaggttgtttctgatattgtacttgttgggctagtagtagttctcactgcagttgtttctgctgttgttggtgctgtggttgttgtaccttctgttgtggcaaaggttgtttctgatattgtccttgttgggctagtagtagttggcactgcagttgtttctgctgttgttggtgttttggttgttgtaccttctgttgtggcaatAGTTTTTTCTGTTATTGTACTGGGTCGGCTAGTAATGATTGTCActgtagttgtttctgctgttgttggtgctgtggttgttgtacctttggttgtggcaaaggttgtttctgatatcgtacttgttgggctagtagtagttgtcactgtagttgtttctgctgttcttggtgctgtggttgttgtaccttctgttgtggcaaaagttgtttctgatattgtacttgttgggctagtagtagttgtcaattcagttgtttctgctgttgttggtgttttggttgttgtaccttctgatGTGGCAATAGTTGTTTCTGTCATTGTACTGGGTCGGCTAGTAATGATTGTCActgtagttgtttctgctgttgttggtgctgtggttgttgtaccttctgttgtggcaaaggttgtttctgatattgtacttgttgggctagtagtagttgtcactgcagttgtttctgctgttgttggtgctgtggttgttgtaccttctgttgagGCAAAAGTTGAATCTGATCTTGTACTTGTTTGGCTAGAagtagttgtcactgcagttgtttctgctgttgttggtgctgtggtgcTTGTAACTTGTGACGTGGTAAAAGTTGTTATTGATATTgaacttgttgggctagtagtagttgtcactgcagttgtttctgctgttgttggtgctgtggttgttgtaccttctgttgtggcaaacgttgtttctgatattgtacttgttgggctagtaaCAGTTGTCACTCCggatgttggtgctgtggttgttgtagcttCTGATGTGTACAAATTTgtggtaaattctgttgttggtgatgtggTTGTTGTATCTTCTCTTTTGGCAAAGGTTGTTTGtgatattgtacttgttgggctagtaaTAGTCGTCACTGCagatgttggtgctgtggttgttgtagcttctgttgtgtacaaatttgtggtaaattctgtttttggtgctgtggttgttgtaccttctgttgtggcaaagaTTGTTTCTGgtattgtacttgttgggctagtagtagttgtcgcttcagttgtttctgctgttgttggtgctgtggttgttgtaccttctgttgtggcaaaggttgattCTGATATTGtccttgttgggctagtagtagttggcactgcagttgtttctgctgttgttggtgttttggttgttgtaccttctgatGTGGCAATAGTTGTTTCTGATCGTGTACTTGTTGCGCTAGTAGAAGTTGTCACTTCAGTTgattctgctgttgttggtgctgtggttgttgtaccttctatTATGGCAAatgttgtttctgatattgtacttgttgggctagtagtagttgtcactgcagttgtttctgctgttgttggtgctgtggttgttgtaccttgtGATGTGGTAAaagttgtttctgatattgaacttgttgggctagtagtagttgtcactgcagttgtgtcagctgttgttgctgctgtggttgttgtaccttctgttgtggcaaaggttgtttctgatattgtactggGTCGGCTAGTAATGGTTGTCActgtagttgtttctgctgttgttggtgctgtggttgtggtaccttctgttgtggcaaagcTTGTGtctgatattgtacttgttgggctaaTAGTAGTCGTCACTGCagatgttggtgctgtggttgttgtagcttctgttgtgtacaaatttgtggtaaattctgtttttggtgctctggttgttgtaccttcttttgtggcaaaggttgtttctgatattgtacttgttgggctagaAGTAGTTGTCACGTCAGTTGTTTccgctgttgttggtgctgtggttgttgtaccttctgttgtggcaaaggttgattCTGATATTGtccttgttgggctagtagtatttggcactgcagttgtttctgctgttgttggtgttttggttgttgtaccttctgatGTGGCAATAGTTGTTTCTGATCGTGTACTTGTTGcgctagtagtagttgtcaatgcggttgtttctgctgttgttggtgctgtggttgttgtaccttctatTATGGcaaatgctgtttctgatattgtacttgttgggctagtagtagttgtcactgcagttgtttctgctgttgttggtgctgtggttgttgtaccttctgttgtggcaaatgttgtttctgatattgtacttgttggactagtagtagttgtcactgcagttgtttctcctgttgttggtgctgtggttgttgtaccttgtGATGTGGTAAaagttgtttctgatattgaacttgttgggctagtagtagttgtcactgcagttgtttctcctgttgttggtgctgtggttgttgtaccttgtgatgtggcaaaggttgtttctgatattgtactggGTCGGCTAGTAATGATTGTCActgtagttgtttctgctgttgttggtgctgtggttgttgtaccttcttttgtggcaaaggttgtttctgatattgtacttgttgggctagtagtagtcGTCACTGCAGATGTTGGtactgtggttgttgtagcttctgttgtgtacaaatttgtggtaaattctgtttttggtgctctggttgttgtaccttctgttgtggcaaaggttgtttctgatattgtacttgttgggctagtagtagttgtcactgcagttgtttctgctgttgttggtgctgtggttgttgtaccttctgttatGGCAAatgttgtttctgatattgtacttgttgggctagtagtagttgtcactgcagttgtgtcagctgttgttggtgctgtggttgtacCTTCTGTTTTGGCAAAGGTGGTTTCTGTTATTGTACTGGGTCGGCTAGTAATGATTGTCACTGTaattgtttctgctgttgtgggtgctgtggttgttgtaccttctgttgtggcaaaggttgtttctgatattgtacttgttgggctagtagtagttgtcactgtagttgtttctgctgttgttggtgctgtggttgttgtaccttctatTATGGcaaatgctgtttctgatattgtacttgttgggctagtagtagttgtcactgcggttgtttctgctgttgttggtgctgtggttgttgtaccttctgttgtggcaaacgttgtttctgatattgtacttgttgggctagtaaCAGTTGTCACTCCGGATGTtggtgctgttgttgttgtagcttcTGATGTGTACAAATTTgtggtaaattctgttgttggtgatgtggTTGTTGTATCTTCTCTTTTGGCAAAGGTTGTTTGtgatattgtacttgttgggctagtaaTAGTCGTCACTGCagatgttggtgctgtggttgttgtagcttctgttgtgtacaaatttgtggtaaattctgtttttggtgctgtggttgttgtaccttctgttgtggcaaagaTTGTTTCTGgtattgtacttgttgggctagtagtagttgtcgcttcagttgtttctgctgttgttggtgctgtggttgttgtacgtTCTATTATGGCAAatgttgtttctgatattgaacttgttgggctagtagtatttgtcactgcagttgtgtcagctgttgttgctgctgtggtTGTtttaccttctgttgtggcaaaggttgtttctgatattgtactggGTCGGCTAGTAATGGTTGTCActgtagttgtttctgctgttgttggtgctgtggttgttgtaccatCTGTTGTGGCAAAgcttgtttctgatattgtacttgttgggctaaTAGTAGTCGTCACTGcagttgttggtgctgtggttgttgtagcttctgttgtgtacaaatttgtggtaaattctgtttttggtgctctggttgttgtaccttctgttgtggcaaaggttgtttctgatattgtacttgttgggctagtagtagttgtcacttcagttgtttctgctgttgttggtgctgtggttgttgtaccttctgttgtggcaaaggttgattCTGATATTGTCCTTGTTAGGCTAGTAGTAGTTggcactgcagttgtttctgctgttgttggtgtttttctTGTTGTACCTTCTGATATGGCAATAGTTGTCTCTGATCgtgtacttgttgggctagtagtagttgtcactgcagttgtttctgctgttgttggtgctgtggttgttgtaccttgtGATGTGGTAAaagttgtttctgatattgaacttgttgggctagtagtagttgtcactgcagttgtgtcagctgttgttgctgctgtggtTGTtttaccttctgttgtggcaaaggttgtttctgatattgtactggGTCGGCTAGTAATGGTTGTCActgtagttgtttctgctgttgttggtgctgtggttgtggtaccttctgttgtggcaaagcTTGTGtctgatattgtacttgttgggctagtagtagttgtcactgcagttgtttctgctgttgttggtgttctggttgttgtaccttctgatGTGGCAATAGTTGTTTCTGATCGTGTACTTGTTGcgctagtagtagttgtcaatgcggttgtttctgctgttgttggtgctgtggttgttgtaccttctggtgtggcaaaggttgtttctgatattgtactggGTCGGCTAGTAATGATTGTCActgtagttgtttctgctgttgttgttgctgtggttgtaccttctgttgtggtaaaggttgtttctgatattgtacttgttgggctagtaaCAGTTGTCACTCCagatgttggtgctgtggttgttgtagcttctgttgtgtacaaatttgtggtaaattctgtttttggtgctgtggttgttgtaccttctgttgtggcaaaggttgtttctgatattgtacttgttgggctagtagtagttggcacgtcagttgtttctgctgttgttggtgctgtggttgttgtaccttctgttgtggcaaaggttgattCTGATATTGtccttgttgggctagtagtagttgtcactgcggttgtttctgctgttgttggtgctgtggttgttgtaccttgtGATGTGGTAAaagttgtttctgatattgaacttgttgggctagtagtagttgtgACTGCAGTTTTGTcagctgttgttgctgctgtggttgttgtaccttctgttgtggcaaaggttgtttctgatattgtactggGTCGGCTAGTAATGattgtcactgcagttgtttctgctgttgttggtgctgtggttgttgtaccttctgttgtggcaaagattgtttctgatattgtacttggTCGGCTAGTAATGgttgtcactgcagttgtttctgctgttgttggtgctggtgATGTTataccttctgttgtggcaatggttgtttctgatattgtacttgtttGGCTAGTAGTAGTCGTCaatgcagttgtttctgctgttgtttgtgctgtggttgttgtaccttctgagGTGGTAAAAATTTTTTCTGATATTGAACTTGTTGGGCTAGTTgtagttgtcactgcagttATTTCTGGTGTtcttggtgctgtggttgttgtaccttctgttgtggcaaatgttgtttctgatattgcaCTTGTTGGGCTAGTAACAGTTGTTACTCCAGATGTTGgttctgtggttgttgtagcttctgttgtgtacaaatttctggtaaattctgttgttggtgatgtggttgttgtaccttctgttgtggcaaagaTTGTTTCTGgtattgtacttgttgggctagt comes from the Hemibagrus wyckioides isolate EC202008001 linkage group LG03, SWU_Hwy_1.0, whole genome shotgun sequence genome and includes:
- the LOC131351150 gene encoding mucin-19-like isoform X8; this encodes MTIQTSTISETTVATPEGKTTTAITTAETTAVITTTSPTSTISETTFATIEGTTTTAPTTAETTALTTTTSPTSTRSETTIATSGGTTTKTPTTAETTAVPTTTSPTSTISETTFATTEGTTTTAPTTAETTSVTTTTSPTSTISETTFATTEGTTTTAATTADTTAVTTTTSPTSSISETTFTTSQGTTTTAPTTAETTAVTTTTSPTSTISETTFAIIEGTTTTAPTTAETTAVTTTTSPTSTRSETTIATSEGTTTKTPTTAETTAVPTTTSPTRTISESTFATTEGTTTRAPKTEFTTNLYTTEATTTTAPTSAVTTTISPISTISETSFATTEGTTTTAPTTAETTTVTTTTSPTSTISETTFATTEGTTTTAPTTAETTAVTTTTSPTSTISEKTFATTEGTTTTAPITAETTAVTTTTSPTSIISQTTFAKREATTMTALTTAETTAVTTTTSPTSAISETTFAKTEVTTTTSPTTEFTTNLYTTEATTTTAPTSGVTTVTSPTSTISETTFATTEGTPTAPTTAETTTVTIITSRPSTISETTFATTEGTTTTAATTADTTAVTTTTSPTNSISETTFTTSQGTTTTAPTTAETTAVTTTTSPTSTRSETTIAISEGTTSKTPTTAETTAVPTTTSPTRTISESTFATTEGTTTTAPKTEFTTNLYTTEATTTTAPTSAVTTITSPTSTISETTFAKREDTTSTSPTTEFTTNLYISEATTTTAPTSGVTTVTSPTSTISETTFATTEGTTTTAPITAETTEVTTTTSPTSSISETTFTTSQGTTTAPTTAETAAVRTTTSPTSTISETTFATSEGTTTKTPKTAETAAVRTTTSPTSTISETIFATTEGTTTTAPTTAETTEVTTTTSPTSTISETTFATTEGTTTTAPKTAETAAVRTTTSPTSTISETTFATTEGTTTTAPTTAETTTVTIITSRPSTISETTFATTEGTTTTAATTADTTAVTTTTSPTNSISETTFTTSQGTTTTAPTTAETTAVRTTTSPTRTISETTFATSEGTTSKTPTTAETTAVTTTTSPTRTISESTFATTEGTTTRAPKTEFTTNLYTTEATTTTAPTSAVTTTISPTSTISDTSFATTEGTTTTAPTTAETTTVTTITSRPSTVSETTFATTEGKTTIAATTAETTAVTTTTSQTRTISETTFATPEGTTTTAPITAETPAVMTTTSPTSTISETTFATTEGTTTTAPKTEFTTNLYKTEAKTTTSPTSTISETTFATTEGTTTTAATTADTTAVTTTTSPTSTIPETIFATTEGTTTTSPTTEFTRNLYTTEATTTTEPTSGVTTVTSPTSAISETTFATTEGTTTTAPRTPEITAVTTTTSPTSSISEKIFTTSEGTTTTAQTTAETTALTTTTSQTSTISETTIATTEGITSPAPTTAETTAVTTITSRPSTISETIFATTEGTTTTAPTTAETTAVTIITSRPSTISETTFATTEGTTTTAATTADKTAVTTTTSPTSSISETTFTTSQGTTTTAPTTAETTAVTTTTSPTRTISESTFATTEGTTTTAPTTAETTDVPTTTSPTSTISETTFATTEGTTTTAPKTEFTTNLYTTEATTTTAPTSGVTTVTSPTSTISETTFTTTEGTTTATTTAETTTVTIITSRPSTISETTFATPEGTTTTAPTTAETTALTTTTSATSTRSETTIATSEGTTTRTPTTAETTAVTTTTSPTSTISDTSFATTEGTTTTAPTTAETTTVTTITSRPSTISETTFATTEGKTTTAATTADTTAVTTTTSPTSSISETTFTTSQGTTTTAPTTAETTAVTTTTSPTSTRSETTIAISEGTTRKTPTTAETTAVPTTTSLTRTISESTFATTEGTTTTAPTTAETTEVTTTTSPTSTISETTFATTEGTTTRAPKTEFTTNLYTTEATTTTAPTTAVTTTISPTSTISETSFATTDGTTTTAPTTAETTTVTTITSRPSTISETTFATTEGKTTTAATTADTTAVTNTTSPTSSISETTFAIIERTTTTAPTTAETTEATTTTSPTSTIPETIFATTEGTTTTAPKTEFTTNLYTTEATTTTAPTSAVTTITSPTSTISQTTFAKREDTTTTSPTTEFTTNLYTSEATTTTAPTSGVTTVTSPTSTISETTFATTEGTTTTAPTTAETTAVTTTTSPTSTISETAFAIIEGTTTTAPTTAETTTVTTTTSPTSTISETTFATTEGTTTTAPTTAETITVTIITSRPSTITETTFAKTEGTTTAPTTADTTAVTTTTSPTSTISETTFAITEGTTTTAPTTAETTAVTTTTSPTSTISETTFATTEGTTTRAPKTEFTTNLYTTEATTTTVPTSAVTTTTSPTSTISETTFATKEGTTTTAPTTAETTTVTIITSRPSTISETTFATSQGTTTTAPTTGETTAVTTTTSPTSSISETTFTTSQGTTTTAPTTGETTAVTTTTSPTSTISETTFATTEGTTTTAPTTAETTAVTTTTSPTSTISETAFAIIEGTTTTAPTTAETTALTTTTSATSTRSETTIATSEGTTTKTPTTAETTAVPNTTSPTRTISESTFATTEGTTTTAPTTAETTDVTTTSSPTSTISETTFATKEGTTTRAPKTEFTTNLYTTEATTTTAPTSAVTTTISPTSTISDTSFATTEGTTTTAPTTAETTTVTTITSRPSTISETTFATTEGTTTTAATTADTTAVTTTTSPTSSISETTFTTSQGTTTTAPTTAETTAVTTTTSPTSTISETTFAIIEGTTTTAPTTAESTEVTTSTSATSTRSETTIATSEGTTTKTPTTAETTAVPTTTSPTRTISESTFATTEGTTTTAPTTAETTEATTTTSPTSTIPETIFATTEGTTTTAPKTEFTTNLYTTEATTTTAPTSAVTTITSPTSTISQTTFAKREDTTTTSPTTEFTTNLYTSEATTTTAPTSGVTTVTSPTSTISETTFATTEGTTTTAPTTAETTAVTTTTSPTSSISITTFTTSQVTSTTAPTTAETTAVTTTSSQTSTRSDSTFASTEGTTTTAPTTAETTAVTTTTSPTSTISETTFATTEGTTTTAPTTAETTTVTIITSRPSTMTETTIATSEGTTTKTPTTAETTELTTTTSPTSTISETTFATTEGTTTTAPRTAETTTVTTTTSPTSTISETTFATTKGTTTTAPTTAETTTVTIITSRPSTITEKTIATTEGTTTKTPTTAETTAVPTTTSPTRTISETTFATTEGTTTTAPTTAETTAVRTTTSPTSTISETTFATTEGTTTTAPITEFTTNLYTTEAKTTTAPTSAVMTTTSPTSTISQTNFAKREDTTTTSPTTQYNTNLYTTEATTTTAPTSAVMTTTSPRSTISETTFATTEGTTTTAPTTAETTTVTIITSRPSTISETTFATTEGTTTTAATTAYTTAVTTTTSPTSSISETTFTTSQGTTTTAPTTAETTVVTTTTSPTSTRSETTTATSEGTTTKTPTTAETTAVTTITSRPSTISETTFATTEGTTTTAPTTAETTTVTTTTSPTSTISETTFATTEGTTTTAPTTAETTELTTTTSPTSTIPETIFATIEATTTTAPTSAVTTTTSPTSTISQTTFAKREDTTTTSPTTEFTTNLYTTEATTTTAPTSGVTTVTSPTSTISETTFATTEGTTTTAPTTAETTAVTTTTSPTSTRSETTFATTEGTTTTAPTTAETTAVTTTTSPTSSISETTFTTSHGTTTAPTTAETTAVTTTTSPTSTISETTFAIIEGTRTTAPTTAETTAVTTTTSPTSTISETTFATTEGTTTAAPTTTETTAVRTTTSPTSTISETIFATTEGTTTTAPTTAETTTVTIITSRPSTITEKTIATSESTTTKTPTRTETTAVPTTTSPKRTISETTFATTEGTTTTAPTTAETTAVRTTTSPTSTISETTFATTEGTTTTAPKTEFTTNLYTTEAKTTTAPTSAVMTTTSPTSTISQTNFVKREDTTTTSPTTQYNTNLYTTEATTTTAPTSAVTTVTSPKSTISETTFSTTEGTTTTAPTTAETTTVTIITSRPSTISETTFATTEGTTTTAATTAYTTAVTTTTSPTSSISETTFTTSQGTTTTAPTTAETTVVTTTTSPTSTRSETTTATSEGTTTKTPTTAETTAVTTITSRPSTISETTFATTEGTTTTAPTTAETTTVTTTTSPTSTISETTFATTEGTTTTAPTTAETTELTTTTSPTSTIPETIFATIEATTTTAPTTEFTKNLYTTEATTTTAPTSGVTTVTSPTSTMSETTFATTEGTTTTAPTTAETTAVTTTTSPTSTISETTFATTEGTTTAPTTAETTAVTTTTSPTSTISETTFATTEGTTTTAPTTADTTAVPTTTSPTRTISEKTFATTEGTRTTSPTTVFTTNLYTTEATTTTAPTSAVTTITSPTSTISETTFATTEGTTTTAQTTAETTTVTIISRPSTISETTFATTEGTTTTAPTTAETTAVTTTTSPKTAISETIVATTEGTTTRATTTAESTAETTTTSPKTAISETIFATTGGTTTRATTTAETTTVTTIISRPNTISETTFATIEGTTSAVTTTTSPTSTISETTFTTSQGTTTAPTTAETTTMTSITSKTSTISEKTIATTEGTTTTAPATEFTTNMYTTEATTTTALTTAETTAVTTISSPTSTILETTFATTEGTSITALPTAETTAVTTISSPTSTILEITFATTEGTSMTATKTAETTAVTTTTSPIRTISETTVATTEFTSSTAETTAVTTIAIPTSTLSETIFSTTEGTTTTAPATQVTTNMYTTEATTTIALTTAETTAVTTTSSPTSTISETIYATKKVTSSTAETTEVTTIAIPTSTLSETTFYTTESTTTTPLTTEFTTSLYTTEATTTTAPTSAVTTTSNPTSTSSESTFATREGTTTSALTTADTTAVTTSTRPTTTISEITFTTSQGTTTTAPKTAETTAMTTTTNPTSTSSETTVATREGTTTSALTTADTTAVTTTTRPTTTISEITFTTSQGTTTTAPTTADTTAVTTTTSPTSTRSETTFATTEGTTTTAPTIAETTTVTNITSRHITISERTFATTESSTTTAPTTAETTSVTTTTNPTSAISETTIATTEGTTTTAETSAVTTTTRPRSTISETTYATTEGTTTTAPRTTAPTRALTTAVKSTSRPISTISETTYATTEGTTNTALPTAETTAVTTTTSTTSTVSETTFTTTEGTTTTAPTTAETTAVKTTTSPTSTIIETTFATTEGTKTTAPTTGFTTNLYITEDKTTTAHTTEETTAVTTTTSPTSTISDTHSAATEVTTTTTPITAETTAVTTTTRLTSTISQTTSATTEGTTTTAPTTADLTALTTAMTPTNTISEATSATIEATSSTAPTSETTEVKTTCTPASATSEPADMTFTSTVMTFTSTFTPTEFMPNTLYTTESTTTTPSTSAETYAVKTTIIPTSTIPETTMATTEATTITAPTTAEGIPLTPTSTPTSTIAEATATEKISTETTVLYTKQTAAYPGTTLYKTQATTSASPTMAKTTTTTFVSVSSANPTVTTDPMTQTNANEETTAFINTSKNAETAPVLFPTAAPISTKSHPTNAATSIPVATLSDINGSAVVQTRMVFSSSSPVPSESLVLNVTQTLLIARPTNLTDSVKVLNFTYEKISDTSYALNFTFNISSVSMTQNPDLRNDTYSHVKSIINNALNTLLNEAGAEPFEPQSSVFTSSGNQVNGDMTYHFQDGDTKTPAAFLNELKAQSTPITGSAVVQTRMVFSSSSPVPSESLVLNVTQTLLSTPLTNLTDSVKVLNFTYESTFVLLITQSHNIQIIVSEL